In Burkholderia sp. GAS332, one DNA window encodes the following:
- a CDS encoding AraC family transcriptional regulator, regulatory protein of adaptative response / methylated-DNA-[protein]-cysteine methyltransferase, whose product MNRTDRTDTGSETAVGTPHWTTDAERWEAVTRREPQADGAFFYAVKTTGVFCRPSCASRQPRRENVAFFTDANAARAAGYRDCKRCQPGGLPRELEIVNRACAALDADPQQRLTLAQLSDAVHVSPFHLQRLFKRVVGVSPRQYQAAQRGAALRDALQSGSDVTRATLDAGFGSPSRMYDSASAELGMAPSAFRRKGAGLTVRYASAPTSLGFVLVAATDKGICKIGFGDDAAILADDLRGEFANAELVEDPTRLAPFIAQIDAYLRGTRQDFDLPLDIAATAFRQRVWDALRRIPYGETRSYSQIAEAVGSPRAVRAVASACATNPVALAIPCHRVVQKGGALAGYRWGLPRKAALLDNEAQHAGGVSLDEPNRREHAAIAATTTNLDHAA is encoded by the coding sequence ATGAACCGCACCGACCGTACCGATACCGGCAGCGAAACCGCCGTCGGCACCCCCCACTGGACCACCGACGCCGAGCGTTGGGAAGCCGTCACCCGCCGCGAGCCGCAGGCCGACGGCGCGTTCTTCTACGCCGTCAAAACGACGGGGGTGTTCTGCCGCCCGTCGTGCGCGTCGCGCCAGCCGCGCCGCGAAAATGTCGCTTTCTTTACCGACGCAAACGCCGCGCGCGCCGCGGGCTATCGCGACTGCAAGCGTTGCCAGCCCGGCGGCCTGCCGCGCGAGCTGGAGATCGTCAATCGCGCTTGCGCCGCGCTGGATGCCGATCCGCAGCAACGCCTCACGCTCGCGCAATTGAGCGACGCGGTGCACGTCAGCCCGTTCCACCTGCAGCGTCTGTTCAAGCGCGTGGTGGGTGTGTCGCCGCGTCAGTATCAGGCTGCGCAGCGCGGCGCCGCGTTGCGCGATGCACTGCAGAGCGGGTCGGACGTGACGCGCGCAACGCTCGACGCCGGCTTTGGCTCGCCGTCGCGGATGTACGACAGCGCCTCGGCGGAATTGGGCATGGCGCCGTCCGCGTTTCGCCGCAAAGGCGCGGGGCTCACCGTGCGCTACGCCAGCGCGCCGACCTCCCTCGGCTTCGTGCTGGTAGCCGCAACCGACAAAGGCATCTGCAAAATCGGTTTCGGCGACGATGCCGCGATACTCGCCGACGATCTGCGCGGCGAGTTCGCCAACGCCGAACTGGTCGAAGACCCAACGCGGCTTGCACCGTTTATCGCCCAGATCGACGCGTATTTGCGCGGTACCCGCCAGGACTTCGATCTGCCTCTGGATATCGCCGCCACCGCGTTCCGGCAACGTGTATGGGACGCACTGCGGCGCATTCCCTACGGTGAGACGCGCAGTTATTCCCAGATCGCGGAAGCGGTCGGCTCCCCCCGCGCCGTGCGCGCGGTGGCGAGCGCGTGCGCGACGAATCCGGTTGCGTTGGCGATTCCCTGTCATCGGGTCGTGCAAAAGGGCGGGGCGCTGGCGGGGTATCGCTGGGGCCTGCCGCGCAAGGCCGCGCTGCT
- a CDS encoding Uncharacterized conserved protein YaeQ, suppresses RfaH defect encodes MYNTPRKRQRAVDDSFSARSGGASAWFSNGMALKSTIYKAELQIANMDRHYYADHSLTIARHPSETDERMMVRVAAFALFAQERLEFCKGLSDVDEPDLWQKDLTGAIETWIEVGQPDERRIAKASGRSNEVIVIAYGGRTSDIWWQGVRSKVERMRNVTVWSLGEDVAAALSKLAERTMRLQCTVQDGEAWLGSAEADAVKIEWTVLKAPANA; translated from the coding sequence ATGTACAACACACCCCGAAAACGGCAACGTGCCGTCGACGATTCTTTTTCTGCTCGCTCCGGTGGAGCGAGCGCCTGGTTTAGTAACGGCATGGCTCTCAAATCGACGATTTACAAGGCAGAACTCCAGATCGCCAACATGGACCGGCACTACTACGCCGACCATTCGCTGACGATCGCCCGCCATCCCTCGGAAACCGACGAGCGGATGATGGTCCGCGTCGCCGCGTTCGCGCTGTTCGCGCAGGAACGCCTTGAATTCTGCAAAGGTTTGTCGGACGTCGACGAACCGGACCTCTGGCAGAAGGACCTCACCGGCGCGATTGAAACCTGGATCGAAGTCGGCCAGCCGGACGAACGGCGCATTGCCAAGGCGAGCGGCCGCTCGAACGAGGTGATCGTGATCGCCTATGGCGGCCGTACGTCGGACATCTGGTGGCAAGGCGTGCGCAGCAAGGTCGAACGCATGCGCAATGTGACGGTATGGTCGCTGGGTGAAGACGTCGCCGCCGCGCTCAGCAAACTCGCCGAACGGACCATGCGTCTGCAATGCACCGTGCAGGACGGCGAAGCATGGCTCGGCAGCGCCGAGGCCGACGCGGTGAAAATCGAGTGGACGGTATTGAAGGCGCCCGCCAACGCGTGA
- a CDS encoding glyoxylase I family protein, whose protein sequence is MRIHIREIDHIVIRASNVSEMTRFYCEVLGCSVEKEQADLGLTQLRAGRSLIDLLKVGGTLDHPENGVPGAGRNMDHVCLRVDPFDAEALTAHLAEHGARPGEAALRYGADGFGQSIYLFDPEGNMVELKGPPEASRVTSL, encoded by the coding sequence ATGAGAATCCACATTCGCGAGATTGATCACATCGTTATTCGGGCGTCGAACGTTTCGGAGATGACGCGCTTTTATTGCGAGGTGCTCGGTTGCAGCGTCGAGAAGGAGCAGGCCGATCTGGGCCTGACGCAATTGCGGGCGGGGCGCTCGCTGATCGACTTGTTAAAGGTCGGCGGGACGCTCGATCACCCCGAGAATGGTGTGCCGGGCGCGGGGCGGAATATGGATCACGTGTGTTTGCGCGTTGACCCGTTCGACGCCGAGGCGCTCACGGCGCATCTGGCCGAACATGGCGCAAGGCCTGGCGAGGCGGCTTTGCGCTATGGCGCGGACGGATTTGGGCAGTCGATCTATCTATTCGACCCGGAAGGCAATATGGTCGAGCTCAAAGGGCCGCCCGAAGCGTCGCGTGTGACGTCGCTGTAA